In Festucalex cinctus isolate MCC-2025b chromosome 9, RoL_Fcin_1.0, whole genome shotgun sequence, the DNA window ATCCTCCAGTTGTAAAGCACCCTGTGAAGTCAACACCTACCAGACCTCTCTCCTTTAGGGGTCTTAAAGCAACACTGGAGCGTATCGACTGAGGGCACACCACAGTGTTAATCTGAGTGAGCTGTTGACTAAACAGAAGCGAGGCTgctgcatgtttttttaaatgcacttaCTTGAGAAGTGACTAATAACTAAGGTGTTCTACAAATTTATAAACGGTTAGGGCATGTTGTGTCGAGCATGCTGGGTTTATAGCAAGTCAAAACATTTCCATTGTATAAGCATAAAATTGAAATCCACGCCTGAGGAAAATACAGCTTGAGTCTGATGTTAATGAGACACGAAGCTTAAGTGAGAAAACAATAGCTTCTACTTAACTTGAGAAGTGGATTGtgctttaaattgtgaaaaacgcGTACTGCGCTGTAGCTGTGTGAAGATGCCTGAATAAATGTCTCGCCAGCAGAGGGAGACAAAAGCCAGAATGAAAAAGTCATCTTGTATTGTGCCATTACTTCGCAAGTTTTATATAGcatccaaaaaatatatatttttaaatataccaaAATAATGTGGCTATATAACCacactattttatttatcaataatttatatatatttttttattttaaattcccACCaaaataccccccaaaaaaatcaaacaatatgCCTTTTCTAACTGAAAAATCAACTTGAATGACTGAACGGATCAGACAGAATGTCccaaaattgcatttatttaaaaataaaaacaaaaaatcgccATGCTGACTACTGCCATAGAAGAGTAGCATCGAACATGAGTTGTTctattaaagaaaataaatgaatgacatgACTGCCAGTGTGGAAGCAATCTGCTCGTAACAGTagcagagaaagagagaggcCCAAGCTACAGCGACGCAACACACTTGGTCAGACCATGTCGGACAAATTTAACAGGAAATATCTTGAGTTCTCTTTCACTTctcactcactttttttttttttttttttaaacatcatcaCCAGTGGGTATGTCTCGTGTTCAGCACATTTTGACCAACTTTAAAGCATTAGTATTATGGAACAAAGCACGCAAAttaagtcagtttttttttttttccacagaagcTGCCTTCATTCCAGTGCCTCTCAGTACAATCAATACCTTCACTGAAGTGACGTCaggataacataaaaaaatgcacCATTAGATGGATGTCAAATGGATTATTGATAAATGAATGTTCATTGTGTGTTTTCATCAGGAGCATGGCACAactagagaaaaacaaaacaaaacaaaaaacctgtaGTGATATGGCaccacattttggattaaaatccTACAGAGCAGGAGTGGGACAAAATATCACTATCTTGATAAATGGAAATGTTATCTTTCAGTATCGGTGCAGCATTGATAAACTAGTGCGCCTGCATCAAGTGTGACCCTGATTGTTTTGCGCATGCGGCATTCATCTGCAGTGTGGACACCGATTGGTGAACATCTCCTTCTCTGCAGGCAATCTCAGAATCTCCACAAGGTACCAATAACACCACACAAGTCATAGCATAATGAGTTTAATATTTTTGAGCTAAAAGTTTATAAAATCAATACTGTATAATGagtattgtattgtttttttttaatggcaaaatatttcaataatatCATTTTGCAAGATATTCTGTGATTCCCACCCCTGCTTATGTAGATTATTGACTGTGTGTTAGCAGTTGGCAAACCAGCAAAGAGGAAAATTACTGTGCGCCACCTAGTGGACTAGAgcaaatgtattcaaaataacacaaaaatgaaTAGACATTGTCATGGAGGTCTTCTGAGACGTTCGGGTTATGTCCTTTTCGTAGTTTTGACAGCATTTACAAGCTGTTGTCCATGGCAGTTTGGCTCCAAACACTCAAATATCACAACAGAAGTCATGGAAGATATCTGAGAAACATTCCCAAAAATgaacgaaaaaaaaattacaccaaCCTTATGTCAGTTCAATGTGAAGCAGGCCGGGATACAACAAAAGCTATTGCACGGCTTCAAAGTGACTactataaataataacaacaagGACCAAATAATAAGACCATCAATAATGATGCTAGTaataattattacaataatgataataataatataatattaataataaaaatagttcAGACCCCCTCGCTCTGCTGGTTTACCATTGCTGCCAGCTGAAATCATCATTTGATCCGAAGACGAGGAAGAAGCCCAGGATGGTTCCAAAGATGACGATATTGCCCGTCGAGACGAGCGCACACGCCCCCCAGGCAATCTGCAAAAAATCAGCGGCGATTCCGCCTTAGCTCGAAACACCTCGTTCGGTACGTGAAACGTTCGTACAAAACCGGCGACTCACGATTTCAGCTCGTGCGAAGACAATGGGCAGGCCAAACGCTGAGATGACGATGCCCGTCGTGAGGAAGATAGCCAATTCTTTGCAGGCGTTGCTGGCGGAGTCGGTGTCGTCCACCACCCGCCGCGAGATGCAGTATGGGATGGGCGAGAGAAtgtagaagaagaggaggaacaGTGGCCAGTATTTGCTGGACACAGAGAAATGAGATTTGCCATTTGCAATAGCTGATGTGTTGTTAACCACGGAAATGACATATCAAGGAGGAATGGCTCATAATTCATATATGACAAAAAGTAGCCAGTGtacaatttgtaaaaaaaataaaaaataaaataaatcaaaagtgTAAATTTAATGTCCTCTCAATTTTTGAGATACAGAGGAGAACAGCATAAATTTAATGTGACCTTCGACAACTAACAGACATACTGGAGACCCTAGTTCAACTACTTTCTTCACTGCTAAAAGTTTCATTATTAACTCGATGtagtataaaatatttattaaaaaaaataaaataaataaaaataaaaaataaaaactttgacACAGCTTCCTTACTCATAAATGGGGAGGGCACATCCCAGCATGAGGAACATGAGGCCAATGGCCCCTCCAAAGGACAATGCGATGAGAGCTGGAACACAGCAAGGACAATTCATTAGGCAAACCtacaagtacagtacagtacattgtaTTTTATGTCGCAGAGAGGACTCACAATTCAAACCTACTTCACATGgttcaaataaaatcacaaatacTACACAGTTAATAAAGAACACTTCATAAAACTAATCAAGTCTTAAAATGTCTCTAAAAAATGTCCACAGAAGTGGCAGCTCTTATCGCCAAAGGaagtgaatgcaaaaaaaagaaaaaaaaatggagccacCAGACTGCAAGGCTTTTAAAATGTGTGCCTGATGGTGTCAACCAAAAATGACAGTTACGACATAGATAGGCAGGtcagtgtacctaatattgcgTCCATTGAGTAGACATCTGAAATCAACGTGCCTTAATGACTTTTGGGATCCCCCCCCAGCCCCCTCCTCAACAATAAGCAGCAGAGCCCCAAGCTACATACCATGTGACATATCAGCTGATTTCACGTTCGACAACAGTAAAGACAGACAAAGCTGGTCAGGCGTTtgtaacttctttttttaacacacattggCGTGACCTAATTGGCACGTAATCGCCCAACTTACGCTTTCGTTAGCCTTAGCCTATTAGCGACTGGTTAACGTAATACtggcaacataaaaaaaaagcgacaACGTCACATGATGCAATGCTTTTATGCATTACAACACACGCCGATtcattaaatggaaaaaaagacataatGAACAAACACGGCGGTGTTATAttttaagctaatgctaatgactATCGGCCTTGTGGCTATACTTTTCCATTAGCTAGCTAAAAATGCCAAACGCGCGCGTAAGGCTTAAACGCATTGCGTCAAGCTAACAGCGGATGCCAtttgttattaattttttttatttttagctatGTCATGGATTAAAAACGTCATACGCCGCACCTTTTATCCCTGCCATCTCGCTTGGACACAAAGGATCGTCACAATACAGCCGGGCTAGATGACAACAGCTCCCCCTCGCATCCGCTGAGGACTGCGTCGGAACCTGGAACATTTCGCTTTCGACCGAGATGCTTTCAAAGACTAGGTCGAATGTCGGAATATTAAAAAATCCTTCGATGGCTGTAAAAATATCGTggtaagtttttctttttttaaaataggatATCAGATATATTATATCGTTCTTTGTCGGGggatttgaaaatgtgttgtgtgttaatGTGAACGTCTGCAACTGAAATGAGTAGGGACTTTGCTTTGATTGGAACTTTTGTGACCGCACTTGACATATGTACAATAACAACGCTGTCATTTAAGATAACAAACTCAAACTGCGAAATACAAGAgtactaattattaaaacacTAACATAATATCGAAACATCCGCACTAATaattaaaacacaaacacaatcccgaAACATTCAAATTACGTACATATTTGTATTACGTCGACACCGTTGGGCTGGAGCTCCGTCGTAAAGCGAGGACCCGGTATCTCCATCATAAAAACACTGCAGCGACGCGTTGgaagatataaaaaataatttaaacaatTATAATATAAGTCAATATTACAGCCGATCGTGTTTGATGTGAAGTTCCAACTCGTTTGATGTTAATCCGGATGTACACATTTCTACTTCCGACTTCCAGTAGTCCACTCATCAAAGATGGCGAGCGGTGGGCTGTCCACGGCGTCGCTGTGGACCGAAGTGAACCGCTGCGGACAGAACGGAGACTACACGAGAGCCTTGAAAGCGCTTACAAAAAGTAGGTGTCCTTGCTGCGAGCGAAGCCGGACATGTTGTCGACTCGTGGATTGAGCGTGGGCTAACTTGTGGCTCCTGTCAGCGGTGCTCCGTGGCTAAGCTATGGTTAAACTCCCCGTGCAGCTGTTAGCATGTGGCTCGGTTACGGGCCCTAAATCCGCCTAATGTGACTCTTTGCTCGCTTTTGCTTTTTATATATTCAGTAATGTAGTCGTATAACTATAATATAAGTTGCATATGTTATTCGACGCTGTAATTTTATGTTGCACCGTCTTCTTGTGGTTAGTGACGTGTCTGTTTCATGTCAGTGGGCTCATCTTatcttagtttatttttttggacatataATGCAATCCCACTCTAGAAAAATGAACATGTGGTTTGCTTGATGAAGTTGTAACGTGTTTGTGCTGCTTTTCCCTGCTTTTGTCACAGTTTTGCAGGAAAACAGAGAAGATGTGACGGCCCTTCACTGTAAAATAGTGTGCCTCATTCATAACGGCACCTTCAAAGAGGCTTTAAATGTCATGAACACGCACAACAAGATTATCGGCAGGTAATTCGTGATCACCTGACTGCCATCACATATGTGTGTTTACGTTGCACTCTCATTGGCAGATGTCGGGAACCTATCAAATGTTTTTTACATTTGGAAGAGGCCTGATTGTGTCACTTGTACCATGCAGCATTAatcccattttggtttgaaacgtTACTTTTGTGCTTCACTTCCTCCTCTAGCGAGCTCGTGTTCGAGAAAGCGTATTGCGAGTACCGTTTGAACAGAGTTGAGAGCTCTCTGAAGACCATTGAAAGTGCTCCCGAGCAGACAGACAAGCTGAAGGAGCTCTACGGTCAAGTGGTAAGGCTTATTGATTCATCCTTaaaccatacaaaaaaaataaatccacctGGTTGGTCAATGTATGCATGGACAATTCTTTCAATTGCATCTTGTTTGATATGAAGCTGATAAAGCATGTTTTTAGGACACCAAAAAATAATCTATGTTAATGTCTAGTGTATGACAAGGAAACAtactttcaaatattttatgttttattttttacctttgtCTTTGTGCAGTTGTACAGACTGGAGCGCTACGATGAGTGCAAGTCCGTCTACAAGGATCTGATCAGGAACTCCCAGGACGAGTATGAAGAAGAGCGCAAGACTAACCTCGCGGCTGTCCTGGCCGCTGTGAGCCAGTGGGAGAAGGCACCATTGGCAAGCCTTGTTTCAATGAACAAACGCTCATATGGTTCTATTAGGAGTATTGGTACGCCAGAcccttttgtttatatatttttttgcacttcACAGGAAGATTTAGGCCTCCCCGAGACGACTTACGAGCTGTGCTACAACGCCTCCTGCATGCTGATTGGCCAGGGTCAGCTGACTGCAGCGTATAATAAGCTTCAACAAGCTGAAGGTCAGGCCTCGTCCTGTTCCCAGTACAACTTTTTGTATCGTAaaccattttttccccaaactttTGTGAGCCATGGATATTTTATATCAgataaatcccccccccccaacaaaatcTTATGAAATGTCTCGGTATGcataattgtatatttaaacaaaGTAGAGacgttatttgttgtaaatggaATAAGAGTTTCTGGATAATTGAGTGAAGTCGGACTATTTCCCATGATTGGAAATCACTAgtgtaaacatgttttcttGTATTTCAGAGCTTTGCCGGCAGTCATTGGCTGATGATTCGGTAAGTTTGTACATCTggtcgtttgtgtgtgtgtgtgtgtgtgtgtgtgtgtgtgtgtgtgtgtgtgtgtgtgtgtgtgtatgtatgtatatatatatgtatgtgtatatatatatatatatatatatatatatatatatatatatatatatacacacacactgtataGTTGTCCAATTCATGATCATTTCTTTGCGTTAAGGGTTTATTTATGAAGCTGTTATTTGTCAACATTTGCCACATCCACATTGTTAGTGTGATTCATCTGTGCTTTTTGTTTCCCTTCGTCATAATGGCATCGTCTCCTGCAGGACATAACGGAGGAGGACGTCGAGTCGGAGTTGGCCGTCATCCATTCTCAGATGGCGTACGTGATGCAGTTGCAAGGTCGGACGGACGAAGCGCTTCAGCTCTACAATCAGGTCATCAAGCTCAAGTAAGATGAATGTCCTTTCATTTACAGGCACAGGTGGAAGCTTGTGTTGGATTCATAAAAcagtttttttgcttgttttaggCCTTCAGATGTGGGCCTGCTGGCCGTGACTGCCAATAACATCATTACAATAAACAAGGTGGGCCTATGGCAAGCAATTATGAAGCTCACAGTAAAGCGAATGCAGACATTGAAGGGATTGCTGATTTTTCTTACTCCTCATTCATTGGGATAGTAATAAATGCAATGATTCCAAGCGGGCCGTCTCACTCAAGAAAATGTTCTTCTTCCACAGGACCAAAACGTGTTCGATTCTAAGAAAAAGGTGAAGCTGACAAACGCAGAAGGGGTCGAATACAAGCTGGCCAAAAAGCAGCTACAGGCCATCGAATTCAACAAAGCCTTGCTGGCCATGTACACCAACCAGGTGAGTTCGGCGCAATCAGATTTATACGTCATATGTgctttgtttacattaaacAATCAAATTGGTATGTTTTTGTCATCCAACAGGCCGACCAGTGCCGAAAGCTGTCCTCCAGTCTTCAGTCTCAGAACCCGGGTCACCCGCGACCCGTCCTGATTCAGGTGGCTCAACTGTGCAGGGAGAAGCAGCACAGCAAAGCGGTCGAGTTGCTCCAGGTCGGGACGGTATTTGAGTCACAGGCCAACTGGCACATATGACACCTGTGGAGCTAATTTgtgttatgttttttgttttgttttttttcccccgtcctCCATCTTCAGCAATTTTCAGATCAACATCCGGAGAGCGCGTCGGGCATCAAGCTGACAATGGCacagctgtatttagttcaagGTAtgagtattgatttttttttttttcttgtcagtttgtcaacattttataaccttttttttttttggggatccTCAGGTCATGTTACAAAAGCCTGTGATGTCCTGAGATCCATTGAAGAGTTCAAGCACAAAGCGGGCATGGTAATTATGTGTTGATGCACAGCATCATCACTTCTGCTCTCTACCATT includes these proteins:
- the LOC144025535 gene encoding leptin receptor overlapping transcript-like 1 isoform X1; protein product: MFQVPTQSSADARGSCCHLARLYCDDPLCPSEMAGIKALIALSFGGAIGLMFLMLGCALPIYDKYWPLFLLFFYILSPIPYCISRRVVDDTDSASNACKELAIFLTTGIVISAFGLPIVFARAEIIAWGACALVSTGNIVIFGTILGFFLVFGSNDDFSWQQW
- the LOC144025535 gene encoding leptin receptor overlapping transcript-like 1 isoform X2 yields the protein MMEIPGPRFTTELQPNGVDVIQISLIALSFGGAIGLMFLMLGCALPIYDKYWPLFLLFFYILSPIPYCISRRVVDDTDSASNACKELAIFLTTGIVISAFGLPIVFARAEIIAWGACALVSTGNIVIFGTILGFFLVFGSNDDFSWQQW
- the LOC144025535 gene encoding leptin receptor overlapping transcript-like 1 isoform X4; amino-acid sequence: MSHALIALSFGGAIGLMFLMLGCALPIYDKYWPLFLLFFYILSPIPYCISRRVVDDTDSASNACKELAIFLTTGIVISAFGLPIVFARAEIIAWGACALVSTGNIVIFGTILGFFLVFGSNDDFSWQQW
- the srp72 gene encoding signal recognition particle subunit SRP72; translation: MASGGLSTASLWTEVNRCGQNGDYTRALKALTKILQENREDVTALHCKIVCLIHNGTFKEALNVMNTHNKIIGSELVFEKAYCEYRLNRVESSLKTIESAPEQTDKLKELYGQVLYRLERYDECKSVYKDLIRNSQDEYEEERKTNLAAVLAAVSQWEKAPLEDLGLPETTYELCYNASCMLIGQGQLTAAYNKLQQAEELCRQSLADDSDITEEDVESELAVIHSQMAYVMQLQGRTDEALQLYNQVIKLKPSDVGLLAVTANNIITINKDQNVFDSKKKVKLTNAEGVEYKLAKKQLQAIEFNKALLAMYTNQADQCRKLSSSLQSQNPGHPRPVLIQVAQLCREKQHSKAVELLQQFSDQHPESASGIKLTMAQLYLVQGHVTKACDVLRSIEEFKHKAGMVSALVSMYSHEEDIDGAIDVFRQAIQHYQSEQSGSTAHLALVREAANFKLKYGRKKEAISDLEQLWKQNPKDIHTLAQLISAYSLVDTDKAKSLSKHLPSADTMSFKVDVDELENSHGATYVRKKAAKVAGENLPKEEGQGDIKKKRKKKKGKLPKNCDPKATPDPERWLPMRERSYYRGKKKGKKKEQIGKGTQGATAGASSDLDASKTASSPPTSPRPGSASGSAPSNVVPPRQQKPASSGATRKKAPQKKKKGGKGGW
- the LOC144025535 gene encoding leptin receptor overlapping transcript-like 1 isoform X3 translates to MDAILALIALSFGGAIGLMFLMLGCALPIYDKYWPLFLLFFYILSPIPYCISRRVVDDTDSASNACKELAIFLTTGIVISAFGLPIVFARAEIIAWGACALVSTGNIVIFGTILGFFLVFGSNDDFSWQQW